One Perca flavescens isolate YP-PL-M2 chromosome 5, PFLA_1.0, whole genome shotgun sequence genomic window, TTGATCAATAATCATGTTCTATGTTAAAActcaaatttgtatttattctACACAGACATTAAAATGCTGAACGTATGGGGTCAGAGCATTTGACGGTAAATGGTGGGTGCTTCCAggtgtttattgtttattaagaGTCCCCATTAGTCATCAATAGTGAAGACTATTGTCCCTGGGGTCCAAcacaagacaaacacaaactaaaCTAATTATAAAGCAAAATACATGTTGTTGTATTAGAACAATGAAAACCTCCTGGattttgaccaactgccactttgcttgtttgaaagccatgatgtctctctctctcatggtgggccaaattctctgggtgggcaaagcagagaaaggggaggtaaccttgctcctaaACTGCACATGGtgccttttaaataaaaataaataaaaattaacttGACACAATGCCTATAACACCCTTAATTATTGAAGTATGATTGTGTATCGCTGTAGCCAGCTGCAGCAGCCATGTTTGCCTGGGATATCTACCATTTATAGAAAGCAAAAGGTCGGCCGAGATAAGACACTGAAACGGAAACCATATCGGCTATCAGAGCTGAACAGCATTTAGCACAAACTAAATTTTCTGCTGTTCTGGCCTGTCACTAATGATGAAGACTGAGCTGTTAGGTATTGCGAAGTCAAACAAAATGCTAGTATCGGTGCTCAAGCTGCTCAGTAATTTCAATAGGGTCACTAAAttggatgtttttgttgaattCTGTGTCGCATATGATTACAAAGCAAATGTTTTCATAGAAAAAGTCTGATTTTCTATATGACCAGCAGTTTTATTTAGTACGTGCTGATAAGACCCAATTACTTTTTTCCTAATACATCTTATATGTAGTAAGTAGAAGTTAGTGAATTAAATAAAGCCCTCTAATGTAATATATGAACTGAGCAGGACATTTTCCACTTGTCAGTGCTCTCTAGAGGGAAAAAAACTGTGGAATGGCGTCACTGTTTCTAAATAccataaacataacattttattaggtatatctttggcatttcttcttcttattcAAATGACATACAAGCTAATACTCAAATACTATAGTTAATATCAGCAGGTATCACATAAAATATTTccaaagtttgaatatcatggATGACGTACCTCCAACACAACACCAACAGCCTCTTCAAACATGGGCAGGACATCCAGGTTGCCCTCTTGTTCCATCAGGCGGGCCTGACAGATCCAGTATTTGGCAAACTTCTGAGACACAGCTGGCAGTCGTGAGAGAACCTCCTTCACCTGGTTTGGAGCGCAACCCTGAGGGTGCGAGGTAGGCTCACATTAAACTCATACACTAAAACAAAGGGCATCACTATGCTACAACTAAAGTGATAAATTGAGGTGgctgaaaaaaaatgattgcACCCATTTTATGCCATGATTGGCCAGGTGTGCAGAAAAAATAAAGTAAGCTGGGGTTTAAACTTCTTTTAgaacttttttcattatttacacAAACAAGTGGAACACTATGAAGGAAAAACTGTGTAAAGTCTAGATATTTAAACAATTATCACATCTCAGCCCTCTGCATAACGGCAGGCCAGGCCTTTCAGGAAAAGTCTTTAAACATATGCCTTCCAACATGGTCAGGCAAACTAGTTATTTTTGTAGAcacccagccctaattcaaaTGAAATTCATTTCTCTTGATTTACTCTCTGAGATTACAGATTTGATGTCCATGGATACTCCCATCCTCCCAGatagttttaatgaaatgtaatatccacTGGGAGGTTAGAGCTCATTACATCATAATCAAAATACCATGGAACCCAAAGAGAAAGTAATTCACTAGTCCACACCATTTACCTCTTCAACCAATTTGATACAGTCAGCCAAGGATCTGTCCACTGCACAGATGAGAGAGTGGGCGTCGTCTTCCTCCTTCATGGTGCCCCAGAAAGGCTGGGGTACGGCCACAGTGCGCCTGACCTGAGGTTTCACTGGCATTGGAGGACGCTTGTAGGAAATACCCTTGGCTTCCCGCCATTCCTGTAGTTTTCTCCTTGAGACCAAACAGTAGAGCAGAGGGTACAGTTAAAAGTCAACATTTTAGTTGTTACTTAACTGGACAGCACAGGAGAGAGACACAGCAAACAAGGGGAGAAGAAGTGAAATGACATAGGTTCTAGGACAAACTGGGGTTAACacctttaacattttattttggatgAACAACTTTTGGTTTCTacttaataattaaaaaaggaCAGACCAAACCTTCATTTCCTTTTTCCACCAACCATTGCACGTTTTCAGACCTGAGGCTGCTTGTATCTTGTACGCAGAGATGCagcgattacaactttctaggccgattccgattttctttgagttcgGCCTGCCGATACcaattttagccgattccgatttcattttttctaaccactttttTCCaaccacacacaaatatttattttctatcttttctttaatagaacattttgcacagaacatgcTTTgaccagataatggatcactataaaatagaactatataaattactcttggtgtgggaaattcacacacatctaaagtgaaatgttagaaccatttccttcttttcacatccgaTATCCAACtaataaatgtgattttggtttttggtgtcgtccctccacgccctactttttccttgcaggtattgcatattgcaaacttgttatcttctgcacacgcgctgaagaatttccaaacagatGACATGTTGcagttaattcacgaggttccctacacgtgcgagaatagcgcggacacgcgcttcacaccacgagcgggtacgcgcgacacacggcggaaaagttgagagaaaggaaaaagagactgtgctgtcgtgcgtgcgtgcgtgcgtccttgagaactgtgactcgtataacttatgttgtcagttaaatGTAGCAATGACcagcatgaaatcggcatatgtcagactgacctgccggtcatggccgagcacatGAAAACCGtccaattccggtcaccagcCGATCTATCGGTGCATCTTTAATTGTATGTGTAATGTGTGAGCATCTTTATCGCCATAATCTTTTCTGAATTATCACTCACTCATATTGGGTTGGGACACAAACAAATTGATTGACATAAAACTGATAAAGCCATCCAACTGAGGTATATTaatccttgtgttgtccttcgggtcaccgggacccaaaggacaacacaagggttatgtacttccgtttattttgttgagaattgctctgtaaaccctgtctcttgtaaagtaagtaagaaagtttgtttctagagcacatttaaacacagtttaagctggccaaaatgttgtacaaacaagcactaaggtgctgtattaacccttgttttgtcctttgggtcacaaggacccgaagggccacacaagggttaaaagcaAAACGGAAACTCCTTTAAGAACATTTATCCCATTATTCATTTTCATAAAATCTAAAAGTGGCATCTGTAACAACACCCGTGGGTGTAAAGGAATCTATGTGGGTGTAAtctatgtgtgtgagtgaaactAGACTACCCGCACAGATTAATTTCACTGTCAACCAGAGTGGCGGTAAACCAAGAGAGCATAGCCTGTACATGCCCAGAGTATTCAAACAAAGTCCTGAAGTATTtagtttcatttagttttgttggATTTCTGAGTGATTCAAAGGGGATTAAAGGATGGGCAAAATAAGCCTTAGCTTAGCATATTCCTTTTTGGGTTAGCTACAGTGTCAAATTGTGGGAAATAATAGTTTATTTCATGTATGTTAACCTAAATAAAATTATTCATCATCAGCATCATTAAAGTAGCTTGTATCTTTCTACAGAACACTTTAACAGAGCACTTAATGGATGTGTGGCCACATCCATTATTTTGCCTTGCTTGTtttgttaaatgacaaaaatgggTTTTGTAGAAACCATCTTAATGATCCTTTAACTTGcaaaaaagtattgtttgaTATAGTTACTGACACTCCGGTATCATATTGGCACCAATATAGTCAAAGTCAACCAATACCCTGCCTTTTATACTGTATAAGCAAAAttcagcaataaaaaaaatgccctTGTATTGCTTTAGCACAACTGGCTAAAGTCATCACTACTTACCAACAACATGCCATATGTCAATGATTTGACAAATGATTAAGttgaaatcaaataaaaaatattgaattatcACCCAGCCCCATAGGAAACTGTGTGAGTCACATACATAGGAAGATCGTAGGTATTGCATTCTTCTGCAGCAGGCAAGTTCAAAAGTCACAAGCCAAACTTTAACCAATGATCAACTACAGTGGATGCTTGAAATGTGATGATTCAATGGTTCCATGGCATAGTTTAATGTTATACTTTTACAGGTAGTTGTACTGTTCTACTTACATTCTTTCCTCTTGGGCGGCAGTCAGTTTCTTAACCTCAGTCTGGGGAAAAACTCTGACTGGGACCTTTGACGTCTTTGTGTCTATGGCATGACCAGTATGGCTGATGGTCCTGCCAGGCCGTGGCACTGTCTGGGAGATCACAGGAGCGCTTGTTCTTTTTATACCAGTTTGTGGTGGAGGAGCGTTTGCTGAACTGTGTCCCTTCGTACCACCGGTCTCTTTACATGTCTTGGTGTTCCCTCCCAGCTCAGCCACAGCAGCTCCCACAACCCCAGTGATTGCTCTGGAAATGCACCTGCTCGCTGGCCTCGAGGACGTTCGGGAGGCGACTTTGCATGGTGGGCCATTTTTAAGCCGTGCCCCGTCAGATCTCTGCTTTGTGGACCCGTCTGTGGGCTGACTAGCTGATTTATTAGTTTTTGACATCCCTGCTTTCCCCTCTGGCTTTACAGGTGCGGCTGTGCACTTGGAGGAGATGGACGTTGATTTCAGTTCACTTGATAGCTGACTCCTACAAGATGGCTGAGAATGTTTACCCAAAAGTGGTTTAAGGTTAGACTTGTTCTGATCTGGAACTTTAATCCCAGCTCTTGTTCTCTCAGGTTTGTTTAGAGCAGGGGTAGGTAATGTTTTCCTCTGAGCCATGGCAGATCTCTGGGAAACAGAAACAGATGACGAGGTGCTGGATTTCACCTTGTTGGCAACAGACAtagtggtggcggtggtggtatCAGCTGCTGTGGCAGAGGTGTGTGTTAAGTTTTGACTTTGACTGTTTCTTGGCTGAGTCACTGCAGGAGTGagtcctgtttttgttttgaccATGGGGCCAAGACTCATTCTGACACCGACTGTCTTCATTGAACACGACCAGGTAGCATTTGAGCCACTGCTGAATCTGTTGCTTGATTTAGTTAGAGCTGAACGAGCTGCATTCGAAGGGGCTCTGCCTGAAGATGGTTCTCCTGTGTTTGGCTTTTTTGTGAGACGGCTGGCTGCATTCGTGTTGGATTTGGAGGACACAATGGTGTACGTTCTTGTCAGCACATGGTTGTGATTAAGCTTTGGCTGTGCTGTGCCACTGGTTGCAGATGGACGATTAGTATTCTGCCGTGCAGTCAGCATGCTGCCattaacatttaatttgttatgGACAACAAATGCTCCTCTGGCAGGGTGTTTTGTGGATTGAGCAACCAAAGTTTGAATTGTTGTGCTTTTGTATCTTAATCTGTCAGCCGGAGCTTTGTTCTCTTTTCCTTTAACaacctgtaaaaacaaaaacataaattggaaaaaaatgagtgagacaaaaaaaaaaaaaaaaagacaatttggTCTGATTATCAGGCCAACTCAGCACCAAGTTAAGactgacatttttttgtatcacttagttttttttacactcTCTTAACTGTGCAAATAAGAATTCAGATTTCGGCATTATGACTCTTTGGTGTAACTGACCGAATTCTGATAATGAAAcgagtcaaaaaaaaaaaaaatgtatccactgatttTCAGACATCTCTTTCGCCATATAAGTCTATGGGGGAAAGTCTTTTTTGGCCAGAGGGCATCACATGACGGACCAGGAGTTGTAATTCCCCTGTTTGGCCTAGGGCTGCCAcaagattgattttttttgtactgcacACATTTTGTCAACTTATTCAAACCGCCAGGGTTACCAccataaaaaaagatatttgaaTCTCAGCCGTTGTCTCATGCTCTGGTACCGTTCACACCATGAGTTCAAATCATGTCGGAACCCGACCCAGGTTTAAGGTGTAGGCTACAAGCCGGAAAGTGCCTGGCCAACTTCTTGCGGGCCACTGAACAAGGAGATCTGGGCACTGAGGGAGAACAGGCGCCATTCATCTGATAAATACAACGCAGCAGGGGGGAAATGAACAGCTCTGTAAGCAGGAGGGTGAAAATTCTGGACCCTCCGCTCCGCTTAAATGCATTTGGCAGgcatgcattacattacattacatgtcatttagcggacgcttttatccaaagcgacttacaattgctatatatatatatcagaggcTGTACGcttctggagcaactaggggttaagtgccttgctcagggacacattggttgatgtatcacagtgggaatcaaacccagataTCCCACatcaaaggcatgtgtcatatccactgtgccatcaccacccgCATGCATTAGTTATTGAAACACAGAAAGATGTCT contains:
- the ckap2l gene encoding cytoskeleton-associated protein 2-like, with the protein product MEEAETVSILSRKELRKQKLMEYLAEKGKLKLPNPKPYLRDDCQVKKHVTSTLKVVKGKENKAPADRLRYKSTTIQTLVAQSTKHPARGAFVVHNKLNVNGSMLTARQNTNRPSATSGTAQPKLNHNHVLTRTYTIVSSKSNTNAASRLTKKPNTGEPSSGRAPSNAARSALTKSSNRFSSGSNATWSCSMKTVGVRMSLGPMVKTKTGLTPAVTQPRNSQSQNLTHTSATAADTTTATTMSVANKVKSSTSSSVSVSQRSAMAQRKTLPTPALNKPERTRAGIKVPDQNKSNLKPLLGKHSQPSCRSQLSSELKSTSISSKCTAAPVKPEGKAGMSKTNKSASQPTDGSTKQRSDGARLKNGPPCKVASRTSSRPASRCISRAITGVVGAAVAELGGNTKTCKETGGTKGHSSANAPPPQTGIKRTSAPVISQTVPRPGRTISHTGHAIDTKTSKVPVRVFPQTEVKKLTAAQEERMRKLQEWREAKGISYKRPPMPVKPQVRRTVAVPQPFWGTMKEEDDAHSLICAVDRSLADCIKLVEEGCAPNQVKEVLSRLPAVSQKFAKYWICQARLMEQEGNLDVLPMFEEAVGVVLEPVDELRTVVFEILKKKEEIQENKKQEDQIPTSEGTPESINNPMMTPKPVRALICGEKGDSSVVKYKITATPGGPPSQQTEPVRVNGQEVRFFTPVRRSVRIERSSLRYPASLQDHDLCVASYDDLISEEDDQRTEERKHEETSLSANNTPMYVYRQNEALQDKVFVQLVYDEGV